aaaaCAAGTACACAAGGTGTTTCAAATGTCAAAGCATACATATAACTATTGAGAACGAAATGACCCCTCTTCCGTGTGTCCTTAAATTAATCATTACTTTGATGCTGTCCTTTTCTTTGtaagaaaagataaataattcaCTCATTTTGTGGACATTTACAACAAAGACTAAAGATCTCATAGTGCAAGTGAAAAAGTAAAACTTGCATAGATGAGAAAGTACTGTCAATACTATTATGGAAGTgaatatattatcaatattacTCCACTGTCTACAAAATAATGGACAAGTTTTAGTGTCATTTTCAGTGGCATCAAAGTTAGCGACAAGAGAAAATCATATACCAAGTAAAATAGATTCTGCaagtttttttattagtaaagtAACTGAGTGAGTCTATTTCTGTTCCTACCaatgaaaggaaaaaataaaactccATATATGAACCAATAAATAAACATATGTGATGGCTTTGATATAGAAATGCACCATTTCTATTACACTGTATATAAAAGAAAtactatgtaataaaataaaataaagacaacTGAGAAATCTTTATTCACCAAATCTACCCCACACcagcaaaagaaaaagaatgtgaaaaaaacaaaacaaatggGTTGGCTCACAAATATCAACAAAGcaaaaagattaaaacaaattgtttttttttttgtatgaaatTCAAACCTATatacaagaagaaaaaagtaaGTGGTTTCACACACCTGTGtcatagttttaaattgcggTCTTCAACTGCAATATAACACAATCGAAATTTTGACTGCACGGCGTAACAACAATTGTAATTTAGAACCATGACTTGTCCTGAGAAAAACAATTCCTTGGATTGGAACACCTCTCTAAAATCTTCAATGTTTTCTTATCCTGAAATCCTGTTACATATCACCAAAGGCTGCTCTAAGCTTCTGAATGTCCTTAGAAAAGATATTAGAAGCTTGTGACTGTTCTTGCTGCTTTGTATGAGGTAAAATAGCCCCTAAAGTATCATGAGGTACCAATTGCATCATGGAAGGCTTTATCTCATTACATAAAGATTCAGAAGCCAACATTAAAATTGGATTGTGAAGATAGTTATTTTCCCATTTAGCTTCTTCTTCTGCATGATTATGCTCAATCATATCATGAATTTGAGCTTCTTTAGTAGAATTTATACTACAATCTGCCAATCCCcaagaagaaaaaatgttgttttgcaAATTCAAGGTGCTGCTATTATTGCTTCTATTATCACTTCTATTAACTTCCCAATAATTGGATCCACATGGTGTAGAAACATTGTCAGAGTGAATAGTAGCAAGTGATGAATCATTGCAGCAAAAAGAATTAGGAAGAAACATGGTAGTAGTAGATGTAGTTGTTGTAGGTGTAAGAATAGAATTTGAATTGAAAGGAAACTCAGAATTCATATCAAAAGTTTTTCCTGTTTGGTTAAACCAATGACTAGAGTTTGAATCATTAGTTAAACAATCATTTTCAGTGTTTGAAAAACTCATCTGAAGTGGGAAATTTGCCATTAAATCAGTTTGATGATTCATGAACTTGTCTAGGAACATGTCTTTGCTGTTCATCAAATTACTACTTTCACTTTTGGTGTAAGAACCTGAACCATCCATCTCTTGTGCATATGCTTTTGGTGATAATGAAGTTGATGTTCTGTGATCACAAGAAGCTGCATCTGATTTTGAACTCTCTGATTTCAAAAGATTCAATTCATTGGATACTTGTGCTACTTTCTCTTGACTCTTCACATTGTCCTCTAAATTCTCAACTTCAGATAGTGGCTTATGAGTCACAGGGTCTATACCTTTTTGCCTCAGTTTCTTCTTCAAACAAGAGTTCCATAGATTCTTTATTTCATTGTCTGTTCTCCCCGGCAATTGCGCCGCAATTTGAGACCATCTGataaatcacaacaaaacaataataagaagaattcaaaattttcaattatataaaagagactaaatttaaatttaattttacctATTCCCTAGTACTGCATGAAGTTCAATAATGAGATTTTCTTCATCTTGTGAAAATGTTCCTCTTTTTAAATCAGGCCTTAAGTAATTAATCCACCTAAGTCTGCAACTCTTACCACACCTTTGCAAACCTGCAGCCAATAATTAACATTAATATAAAGTTccactttataataataattatatgctAAAGTAGATAATTAATATACTAACCAGCTTGTTTAGGAACAGAACTCCAACATCCATGTCCATACTTTGTTATATGCCTTAGTAGTTTTTCATCTTCCTCTGGTGACCAAAGACCCTTCCTAAGCTTCTGCTTGTAACAACATGAGTGTCTTCCCATTTCTGATTTTCACAATTCACcaaagtttttattattaatacataTATGTGAAATGTCAACAAACCAATGCTTTATTGATAGGAAAATGAAGTGGCAGCTGAGAAAAGGAGTTGAGTTAATATAGGAGTGAGTCTTTATGACAGAGAAGTCATAGTCAATAAggttctttttctatttttatttatttattatatagtatCATCGGTGAGAAAATGGATTTTGAAAAAACAGTATAACATGTCTTTTCAAAGGTGTGAGCATTCATGTCTCTTACTGGAATGGTGGGACATTAACTTATAATCAATCAACTGAACACATTATAtgtgaaaacaaaaaactaaaaaaaactatGCTTGTAATTCAAGTTTATGAAATGAAACCTTGGTACTTCATATTAATTCATAAACGGTAGAAAATAATTCACTTTATCTAACtaactcaaaaaaataaataaattaaaagcaGTTAGCGAAATTTCATTGTCACATGCTACAGTTATGTCTATGAAAAGTGAAATGCAACATAACACATCTCAGTAGTGCTGAAAGAAAACTTGTGTctgaaaaaatgaataaaaatacaattctaTCCATTCTTTTACACTTTGAGCTTTATGTGCAATTCTTCCATCTCATGATTTCTTACAAAAGTTCCATCATTACGTGAAACACAACAACATGTTTTTAATTTctctt
The genomic region above belongs to Cicer arietinum cultivar CDC Frontier isolate Library 1 chromosome 4, Cicar.CDCFrontier_v2.0, whole genome shotgun sequence and contains:
- the LOC101513782 gene encoding transcription factor MYB61; its protein translation is MGRHSCCYKQKLRKGLWSPEEDEKLLRHITKYGHGCWSSVPKQAGLQRCGKSCRLRWINYLRPDLKRGTFSQDEENLIIELHAVLGNRWSQIAAQLPGRTDNEIKNLWNSCLKKKLRQKGIDPVTHKPLSEVENLEDNVKSQEKVAQVSNELNLLKSESSKSDAASCDHRTSTSLSPKAYAQEMDGSGSYTKSESSNLMNSKDMFLDKFMNHQTDLMANFPLQMSFSNTENDCLTNDSNSSHWFNQTGKTFDMNSEFPFNSNSILTPTTTTSTTTMFLPNSFCCNDSSLATIHSDNVSTPCGSNYWEVNRSDNRSNNSSTLNLQNNIFSSWGLADCSINSTKEAQIHDMIEHNHAEEEAKWENNYLHNPILMLASESLCNEIKPSMMQLVPHDTLGAILPHTKQQEQSQASNIFSKDIQKLRAAFGDM